A genomic window from Nicotiana sylvestris chromosome 11, ASM39365v2, whole genome shotgun sequence includes:
- the LOC104212815 gene encoding importin subunit alpha-1b-like codes for MPVGKLRSATVAVKIRKIRKTKRETPKRPVEAAWVLTSAFGGSSTLAIDHLLEPIFQKLYTNQDDSAWILVLIFSFHLTYIFDVVEYGMVEVLVKLLDSPDESLCEKAVLVVEDIVACNCDCVLNHGALTLKGGKQQYFNVTLAVCSLLELLRSDDDEVLTNVCCALSYCIGLHGIIQHHNNWDIYDRLFGLLLHESRSVIIPFLKILVKIVDGKKFNPAYLDCLVMLLDNHNEDADVVTNICSIIYEIIECGNLEAVIAAGFIESLVNLLQTLKVGESDPYQVDKIIYVVAATINIVIANENDTQINFRYLVESSCIEVLLDVIASRCSKKFMRNNVAMVEKILEVGAKYVQSIELCSPD; via the exons ATGCCTGTTGGTAAATTAAGAAGTGCTACTGTGGCTGTTAAGATCCGAAAGATCCGAAAGACGAAGCGAGAAACTCCGAAGCGTCCG GTTGAAGCTGCTTGGGTTCTCACCAGTGCTTTTGGTGGCTCCTCGACTCTTGCGATTGACCATTTGTTGGAGCCAATATTTCAAAAACTGTATACCAATCAG GATGATTCTGCTTGGATTCTCGTACTCATTTTCTCTTTCCACCTCACTTATATATTTGATGTGGTTGAATATGGGATGGTGGAAGTTCTTGTAAAGCTTCTGGACTCTCCAGATGAAAGTCTTTGTGAGAAG GCTGTGCTGGTAGTGGAAGACATTGTTGCCTGTAATTGTGATTGTGTTCTTAACCATGGTGCTTTGACTCTTAAAGGAGGCAAACAACAATATTTCAAT GTTACTCTAGCAGTTTGTTCTCTTTTAGAGCTTCTTCGTTCAGATGATGATGAGGTGCTAACAAATGTATGTTGTGCACTTTCTTACTGTATTGGTCTACATGGCATTATCCAACACCACAATAACTGGGATATTTATGACCGGCTGTTTGGACTTCTCCT GCACGAGTCTCGTTCAGTAATAATCCCCTTCCTTAAAATACTTGTAAAGATTGTTGATGGAAAAAAG TTCAATCCCGCATACCTTGATTGCCTGGTGATGTTGCTTGATAACCACAACGAGGACGCAGATGTGGTCACCAACATTTGCAGCATTATCTATGAGATTATAGAGTGTGGAAATTTAGAG GCTGTGATTGCGGCTGGATTTATAGAAAGTCTGGTCAATTTGCTTCAAACTCTGAAGGTAGGTGAGTCAGACCCTTATCAAGTAGACAAAATCATTTATGTTGTTGCCGCAACAATTAATATTGTTATTGCCAATGAGAATGATACTCAAATCAA CTTTAGGTACTTGGTGGAATCCTCCTGCATAGAGGTTCTGCTTGATGTTATTGCTTCACGCTGTAGTAAAAAATTTATGAGGAACAATGTTGCTATGGTAGAGAAAATCTTGGAGGTTGGGGCAAAATATGTTCAATCTATTGAACTATGCTCGCCGGATTGA